The genomic DNA GCTTTCCTGGGGGGCATTATTTTTAATGCAGCCAATATCCTATTATCGGCAGCTATTGCAATTTGCGGCCTGTCGGTAGCTTTTCCGGTCGGAATCGGGCTGGCGTTGGTATTAGGCGTATTAGTCAATTATTTCGGAGCGGCTAAAGGAGAACCTTTGTATATCTTTATTGGCGTAGCTCTGATCGCAGTTGCTATCCTGCTGAACGGTCTGGCCTATAAGAAAGCATTGGTCGGTTCGAAAAAAGTGTCGGGAAAAGGTCTTTTTATTTCTGTCGCAGCAGGCGTGATCATGGCTTTCTTCTACCGTTTTGTTGCGGCTTCGATGGATCTGGATAATTTTGCAGAGCCCGCATTGGGCAAGCTGACACCTTATACCGCTGTGTTTATCTTCTCTTTAGGCGTGTTTGTTAGTAATTTCCTGTTTAATACGATCGCTATGAAACGTCCGGTGGAAGGTGAACCAGTTTCTATCTCCGGTTATTTCAAGGGGAATACCAAGACACACTTGGTGGGTATATTAGGAGGCGTTATCTGGTGTATCGGGCAGTCTTTTAGTATGATCGCTTCTGAAAAGGCCGGAGCTGCCATTTCGTACGGTTTGGGGCAGGGGGCGACGCTTGTATCCGCACTTTGGGGGATTCTGATATGGCATGAATTCAGAAGAGCTCCACGTTCTTCGGATTTTCTGAATGCCGGAATGTTCGTCCTGTTTGTGATTGGCCTGGGCTTCCTTATTTATGCAGGGGCGTGAGTCGGAGTCTAAAACAAGAACGGTTCTGGGGAAGTTGCAATAATTTTGGTGCGTTTTATCTCAGCTATAAGTTATTTATCGCGAAAAAGCCTTACATTTGTCTTAGTTTCTTGTTTATTGGATATGTACAAAACTAAAAAGCAGGCTTTATGAAAGAGGATAATGATATTTTCAAGAAGTTCCGGGACTCTTTTAGTAAGATTGACGGACATTTCCATATATTAGAACAGCGTGTACCCGTAGAACGGCAGATGGAATATTTTAAATACTCGGAAAAGATCAGGAAAGATCAGGATAAGCCGGATATCTCGAAAATGGATTTTTCGGTTTTCGAGGATAGTCTGGATGATCCCGAATCGACTGTGGAACATAAGAAGTATGTATTGTCTATGCTCGCGACCTCACGACAGGTAAAAGCATACAGGATATTGGAAGAATATGCCCAGGCTCCGGATCCGGATGTGGCAGACTGGGCATATATGGCTTTGATGGAAAGCCGTATCGCTCTGGAATCCGAACTGTCGGACGAGAAGCAGATTTATATCTCTACCGGTTTGGGAGGAAAAGGGGAGAAGTTGCGTTTTTATGTGCTGATCCTGGCGAATGAGCTGAAACCGTTCTTGGAGTATCAGAAGAAAGTGATTGAACGTGAATTCCCCTATTCCTTGGAAAAGGCGGGTTGCGAAATCGAGCGGTTGACAATAGGTGAAAAATATATGGAGCTGGTTTTCCTGATCCCTGTCCGGGCAGATATCAAGCAGGCGCTGGACAAGGTGATCAACGAATGTAACCAGTATGGAAACTTTCTTTCGCAGGTCTTCACGATCACGAATGTGAAGGAGTTGTCGGCCGAGGAAGTGGAAGAGATTATAAAAAAGAATGGAGGAAACAGTCAAGCAAGCCATTAAATATGGTATAGTGGGAGTGAGTAATACGGTGATAACCGCCGTTGTCATCTGGATCATGATGAAGTTGTTCGGATGTTCGGATGTTGTTTCGAATATGGTCGGTTATGTAGCAGGCGTATTGAATAGTTTTATATGGAATAAGCAATGGACATTCCGAAGTTCGGCTGGATGGATCGGCAGTGCCGTCCGTTTCGGTGTCGTGTTCGGAGTGTGTTATCTGTTGCAATTGGGGCTTTTAGTGTATGTCCTGAATCCATACCTGTCGATCGACCCATATTATAACCAATTGATAGCAATGGCTTTTTACACGGTGATTAATTTTATCATGAATAAGTTTTATACGTTTAAAGCTTAAATGCAGATGAAGAAACTTGCGGTCATAGTCCCTTGTTATAACGAGGAGTTGGTCATTGCCGAATCATACCGGCGTACACGGGAGGCGTTGCATAAGCTCCCTGTTTTAACGGAAATTATCTATATCAACGACGGCAGTAGAGACCGGACGCGTCTGATGCTGGACGAGATCGCGGCTTCCGATCCGCAGGTGAAGGTGATCCATTTCTCCCGTAACTTCGGACATCAGCCGGCTGTCACGGCAGGTATCAACAATTGCGATGCCGACTTGGCTGTCATTCTGGATGCCGATATGCAGGACCCTCCCGAACTTATCCCATCCATTCTCGAATTGCAGGAAAAGGAGCAGGCGAACGTGGTTTATTGCGTCCGCAAGTCCCGCGAAGGGGAAGGGCTTTTCAAGAAAGTGACGGCGAAGGCTTTTTACCGTATGCTGAACTACATGAGTGATGTGAATTTCCCGTTAGATACAGGCGATTTCCGCTTGATAGACCGCAAGGTGATGGATCAGTTCGACCGTTTTCAGGAGCGTGGAAAATATATTCGCGGACTGATCAGCTGGGTAGGCTTCAAGCAGGTTCCTTTCTATTATGAACGAGAGGCACGTATTGCCGGAGAAACGAAATACCCGTTCAGCAAAATGTGGAAGTTTGCCACCACCGCTATGCTTTATTTCTCCAAGAAACCGTTGCGCCTGGCGACAAGCTTGGGCTTTATCGCCGTATTGGTCGGCATCGTGCTGGCCGTCTGGTTTACTTTAGGCAAGATATACGGCTTCAGCAATGCTGAAACAGGTTGGACTTCCATCATGACCTCCGTTATTTTCTTTGGCGGCGTTCAATTGCTGACAGTCGGTGTGTTAGGGCAATATATCGGCATCTTGTTTGACGAGATCAAAGCACGTCCGGAATATATTATCGATGAGAAGAAGAATTTCTAATCTGAATCTGGCTATTCGTGAATAAATACCCCATCGATCCAGATCGTAGCCTTTTGTCCTTTGAATTTGAGCAGGACATAATTCGGATCAGCCGGTCCTAACGGGAAGTGTGCGATAAACCATTCCTGCCAGAGCTCCTTTTTTATTTCAGCATCGGTAATTACCTCTACCTCTCCGGTTAATGCCACGCTATTGCCATTTTCGCTATAGCATAAGCCTGCTTTGGGATTCAGACGGAAATCTTTCGTTTTCAGAGAGTCGTTGCCGGTTGCCATCCAGACCACGGAATATCCTTCCGATTTGATTTTGCTCATGGGGACAGGGCGGGGATACCCTTCTTCGTTGACGGAAGTAATAACCACAACCTCGCAACGTTGCAATAACTGTTCTGCTTTTTCTTTCATAAGTTTCATATTTCAATGTTTTATTAGTTACGTGCAAATGTAGGGGTGGAACTGCCCTGCTCTATTGTAAAAAAACGACTTTTTCATTCCAGGTAAGTCAGCAAGACATCTTCGGGGATAGGGATCGAGAGGAAAGAAGCCGGTGTATTGCCGGATAACTGCCGGATTTCCTTATTGAAGTGGGAGAGGTCGTAATAGCCCGCTTCAACGGCAATCGTAAGCAGGTTGTCCGGTATGCAATTTTTCAGCAGGTCGATGGTGTTTCTGAATTTCATGATCCAGCTGTATTCTTTTGGAGTATAGCCGGTATATGCTTTGAATTTGCGTTCGAAATGACGTTGGCAAATGCAGATTTCATCCATCAATTGCAGGATCGGGAGACGCCCTTTCGAGCGATTAATCTGCTGCACGGCGAACGGGATCTGAGGATCAATCTCATAGTTGTCTTTCAGGCGGTGGATAAGGAACCGTTCGATCAGGCAAATCTGCTGCTGTAAAGTCTGTGCTTCACATAATGATTCGGCAAACGAGTCTGTAAAGAGAAGCGTCAAGTCGTTGCAGCTTATCCTCTGGTTCGTAAATTCAGAGAGAGGCGGTTTGCAGAAAGCGGTTAACCCGCAAGGATGGAAACGGACTCCCAGCATGTGAACGCTCGGCGTGTTCGTGACCAATTCCGAGAAAGTAGTCATCGGACCGACGAAGAAGCAACGATAGGGTTGCATGACCGGCTGGTTCGTGCCGACACATTGTGCAGTGTCTCCAATGGAAAAGATAAAGTCGCAGCAACCGTCCGGCAATATTTTGAAGTACGTGCCGAGTTCGGTTTTTCCTTTGAATACCCAATATTTATCAATGTAGGCCGACAATAGTCCGCAAGGTTGATATTCCGTGTACATATTTTTCTTGTTTTAGCGCGTGGCGAACGGGTGGATTACCGAACAAATCTGAGTCACCAGCCTGCGGATATTTTCTCTCGCAAATTCCGGTTCCATCGCTTTCTCCATTGTGACTGGACCGGGTGTGATCGAGAATATTCCCTGGAAGCCGGCCCGGTTCATTTGAGCTGCATCTTCTATGCTTCCTGCAAGTACTATGACGGGAATATTTTGTTTCCGGGCCTCTTCCAAGATACCGGAAGGCACTTTCCCCATCACTGTTTGCCGATCAGCCCGTCCTTCACCGGTAAAGATCAGGTCGGCTCCCGTTATTCTCTTACCGAAGTCCAGCACGTCGAGCATCAGGCGGATACCCGGTTTCAACTCGGCATTCAGGAACGCAAGGAAACCTCCGCCCATTCCTCCGGCTGCCCCGGCTCCGGGGATATCCGAAATGTCTTTGCCAGTAGTCGACAGGATAACCCGTGAAAGTGCCTGCATACCGGTATCCAGTTCTTTGACCATCTTGGCATCGGCTCCCTTTTGCGAAGCGAAGACGTAAGCCGCCCCGTCAGACCCGCAGAAGGGATTGCGTACATCGCAGGCAATCGTGAAGCGGGCCTCCTTTAAAGCCGGATGTACGGCAGATGTATCGATGGAGGCTACCTGCGACATGATCCTGCCTCCTGTCCCCAACAGATTTCCCCGCTTGTCCAGGAAACGGAACCCTAAGGCTTGCAGCATACCTAACCCTGCATCGTTGGTGGCACTGCCGCCTATGCCCACGATAAAATGGCGGCAACCTTGTTCGAGGGCGTCGAGAATCAGTTCTCCCGTCCCGTAAGTAGTCGTCAGCATCGGATTCCTTTTGTCTTCGGGAACCAAAGGCAAGCCGCTGACGGCTGCCATCTCGATCAGAGCTGTTTGCCCGTCGCCCGAAATACCGTACCGTCCCTGCACGAGCTCCATCAAAGGACCGTGTGCCGGCAGGGTCCGGTATTTCCCTTTTGTTGCGGAGGTGAGTATGTCTAACATTCCTTCGCCTCCGTCGGCGATCGGAAACAGCAAGGTCTCGCAATCGGGAAAGATCGTTTTGATACCTTCCATTACTGCACTTCCGGCTTCTTCCGAGGTCAGGCAGCCTTTAAAAGAGTCGATGGCTATTATTGCTTTATTCATTTTATCCGTCTTATAATGCTTCAGATGGTTTGTGAGTTCAAATGTATCTAAAGTTTATGAGAAATGACGGATTTCCAGAGAGAAAACAAAGCAATAAATAGATGCTCATTGGGAACAATTAGGTTAAAAAGAATGTTCCTTAAATAGAATTCAACATAAAAACAACTGAAATATGAAAGCAAATATAGGATTGATCGGGCTTGCCGTGATGGGCGAGAACCTGGCGCTCAATATGGAGAGCAAAGGTTTCACGGTTGCCGT from Parabacteroides merdae ATCC 43184 includes the following:
- a CDS encoding GRP family sugar transporter, which translates into the protein MFIVQDYSLAILFCVVTMLCWGSWGNTQKLASKTWRYEFFYWDYVIGVLLFSVFSAFTLGSFGSEGQGFLLNLPQADMRSLGSAFLGGIIFNAANILLSAAIAICGLSVAFPVGIGLALVLGVLVNYFGAAKGEPLYIFIGVALIAVAILLNGLAYKKALVGSKKVSGKGLFISVAAGVIMAFFYRFVAASMDLDNFAEPALGKLTPYTAVFIFSLGVFVSNFLFNTIAMKRPVEGEPVSISGYFKGNTKTHLVGILGGVIWCIGQSFSMIASEKAGAAISYGLGQGATLVSALWGILIWHEFRRAPRSSDFLNAGMFVLFVIGLGFLIYAGA
- a CDS encoding GtrA family protein; the protein is MEETVKQAIKYGIVGVSNTVITAVVIWIMMKLFGCSDVVSNMVGYVAGVLNSFIWNKQWTFRSSAGWIGSAVRFGVVFGVCYLLQLGLLVYVLNPYLSIDPYYNQLIAMAFYTVINFIMNKFYTFKA
- a CDS encoding glycosyltransferase family 2 protein, with the protein product MKKLAVIVPCYNEELVIAESYRRTREALHKLPVLTEIIYINDGSRDRTRLMLDEIAASDPQVKVIHFSRNFGHQPAVTAGINNCDADLAVILDADMQDPPELIPSILELQEKEQANVVYCVRKSREGEGLFKKVTAKAFYRMLNYMSDVNFPLDTGDFRLIDRKVMDQFDRFQERGKYIRGLISWVGFKQVPFYYEREARIAGETKYPFSKMWKFATTAMLYFSKKPLRLATSLGFIAVLVGIVLAVWFTLGKIYGFSNAETGWTSIMTSVIFFGGVQLLTVGVLGQYIGILFDEIKARPEYIIDEKKNF
- a CDS encoding pyridoxamine 5'-phosphate oxidase family protein, which encodes MKLMKEKAEQLLQRCEVVVITSVNEEGYPRPVPMSKIKSEGYSVVWMATGNDSLKTKDFRLNPKAGLCYSENGNSVALTGEVEVITDAEIKKELWQEWFIAHFPLGPADPNYVLLKFKGQKATIWIDGVFIHE
- a CDS encoding helix-turn-helix domain-containing protein produces the protein MYTEYQPCGLLSAYIDKYWVFKGKTELGTYFKILPDGCCDFIFSIGDTAQCVGTNQPVMQPYRCFFVGPMTTFSELVTNTPSVHMLGVRFHPCGLTAFCKPPLSEFTNQRISCNDLTLLFTDSFAESLCEAQTLQQQICLIERFLIHRLKDNYEIDPQIPFAVQQINRSKGRLPILQLMDEICICQRHFERKFKAYTGYTPKEYSWIMKFRNTIDLLKNCIPDNLLTIAVEAGYYDLSHFNKEIRQLSGNTPASFLSIPIPEDVLLTYLE
- a CDS encoding glycerate kinase family protein encodes the protein MNKAIIAIDSFKGCLTSEEAGSAVMEGIKTIFPDCETLLFPIADGGEGMLDILTSATKGKYRTLPAHGPLMELVQGRYGISGDGQTALIEMAAVSGLPLVPEDKRNPMLTTTYGTGELILDALEQGCRHFIVGIGGSATNDAGLGMLQALGFRFLDKRGNLLGTGGRIMSQVASIDTSAVHPALKEARFTIACDVRNPFCGSDGAAYVFASQKGADAKMVKELDTGMQALSRVILSTTGKDISDIPGAGAAGGMGGGFLAFLNAELKPGIRLMLDVLDFGKRITGADLIFTGEGRADRQTVMGKVPSGILEEARKQNIPVIVLAGSIEDAAQMNRAGFQGIFSITPGPVTMEKAMEPEFARENIRRLVTQICSVIHPFATR